One stretch of Lagenorhynchus albirostris chromosome 13, mLagAlb1.1, whole genome shotgun sequence DNA includes these proteins:
- the C13H2orf42 gene encoding uncharacterized protein C2orf42 homolog isoform X1 — MEPNSLRTKVPAFLSDLGKATLRGIRKCPRCGTYNGTRGLSCKNKTCGTIFRYGARKQPSVEAVKIITGSDLQVYSVRQRDRGPDYRCFVELGVSETTIQTVDGTLITQLSSGRCYVPACLKAATQGVVENQCQHIKLAVNCQAEATPLTLKSSVLNAVQASPETKQTIWQLATEPTGPLVQRITKNILVVKCKASQKHSLGYLHTSFVQKISAKSLPERRFFCSCQTLKSQKSNASKDEAVQRCIHFFACICAFASDETLAQEFSDFLNFDSSGLKEVIVPQLGCHSEPTVSACESTASKPKKRKKEEVSGAQTNSSLLPQDAVSSNLRKSGLKKPVVASSLKRQGCSQLLDEAQVTLSFQDWLASVTERIHQTMHYQFDGKPEPLVFHIPQSFFDALQQRISIGSAKKRLPNSTTAFVRKDALPLGTFSKYTWHITNILQVKQILDTPEMPLEITRSFIQNRDGTYELFKCPKVEVESIAETYGRIEKQPVLRPLELKTFLKVGNTSPDQKEPTPFIIEWIPDILPQSKIGELRIKFEYGHHRNGHVAEYQEQRPPLDQPLELAPLTTITFP, encoded by the exons ATGGAACCAAACTCTCTAAGGACAAAGGTCCCAGCTTTCTTATCTGACTTGGGGAAGGCCACATTGAGGGGAATCAGGAAGTGTCCCCGCTGTGGCACATACAATGGAACCCGGGGACTGAGCTGTAAGAACAAGACATGTGGAACCATATTCCGGTATGGCGCACGGAAGCAGCCTAGTGTTGAAGCTGTCAAAATCATAACAGGCTCTGATCTGCAAGTCTACTCGGTGCGGCAAAGAGACCGGGGCCCTGATTACCGATGCTTTGTGGAGCTAGGTGTTTCAGAGACGACCATCCAGACAGTGGATGGGACGCTCATCACTCAGCTGAGCTCTGGACGGTGTTACGTCCCCGCATGCTTGAAAGCTGCCACCCAGGGTGTTGTGGAAAACCAGTGCCAGCACATCAAGCTGGCCGTGAACTGCCAGGCAGAGGCCACCCCTCTGACGCTAAAGAGCTCAGTCCTGAATGCAGTGCAGGCCTCCCCAGAAACCAAGCAAACCATCTGGCAGTTGGCCACGGAACCCACAGGTCCCCTTGTACAGAGGATTACTAAAAACATTTTGGTGGTGAAATGCAAGGCAAGCCAGAAGCATAGTTTGGGGTATTTGCATACATCGTTTGTGCAGAAAATCAGTGCCAAAAGCTTGCCTGAGCGCCGTTTCTTCTGCTCCTGCCAGACTCTGAAATCACAGAAGTCGAATGCCTCCAAGGATGAGGCGGTCCAGAGATGCATTCATTTCTTTGCTTGCATCTGTGCCTTTGCCAGTGACGAGACATTGGCTCAGGAATTCTCAGACTTCCTAAATTTTGATTCCAGCG gTCTAAAGGAGGTTATTGTGCCTCAGCTAGGTTGCCACTCAGAACCAACAGTATCAGCTTGTGAGTCTACTGCCTCTAAgccaaagaagaggaagaaggaggaagtaTCTG GTGCACAGACGAACAGTTCACTGCTGCCTCAAGATGCAGTGAGCAGTAATCTAAGGAAAAGTGGCCTGAAAAAGCCTGTGGTTGCTTCTTCATTAAAAAGGCAGG gCTGTAGTCAGCTGTTAGATGAGGCACAAGTGACCTTATCCTTCCAAGACTGGCTGGCCAGTGTCACAGAACGCATCCATCAAACCATGCACTATCAGTTTGATG GCAAACCAGAGCCACTGGTGTTCCACATTCCTCAGTCCTTTTTTGATGCCCTGCAGCAGAGAATATCCATAGGAAGTGCAAAAAAACGGCTTCCCAACTCTACCACAG CTTTTGTTCGCAAAGATGCTTTGCCACTGGGAACCTTTTCCAAGTATACCTGGCATATCACGAATATCCTGCAAGTTAAACAAATCTTAGATACCCCAGAG ATGCCTTTGGAAATCACCCGGAGTTTTATCCAGAACCGGGATGGGACTTATGAGCTGTTTAAATGCCCTAAAGTAGAAGTAGAGAGCATAGCAGAAACCTATGGTCGTATAGAAAAGCAACCAGTGCTGCGACCCTTGGAACTAAAAACTTTTCTCAAAGTTG gcaACACTTCCCCAGATCAAAAGGAGCCAACACCTTTCATCATTGAGTGGATTCCAGATATTCTTCCCCAATCCAAGATTGGCGAGCTGCGGATCAAGTTTGAGTATGGTCACCACCGCAATGGGCATGTGGCGGAGTACCAAGAACAGCGGCCCCCCCTGGACCAGCCCTTGGAACTGGCCCCTCTGACCACCATCACTTTCCCTTGA
- the C13H2orf42 gene encoding uncharacterized protein C2orf42 homolog isoform X2 gives MEPNSLRTKVPAFLSDLGKATLRGIRKCPRCGTYNGTRGLSCKNKTCGTIFRYGARKQPSVEAVKIITGSDLQVYSVRQRDRGPDYRCFVELGVSETTIQTVDGTLITQLSSGRCYVPACLKAATQGVVENQCQHIKLAVNCQAEATPLTLKSSVLNAVQASPETKQTIWQLATEPTGPLVQRITKNILVVKCKASQKHSLGYLHTSFVQKISAKSLPERRFFCSCQTLKSQKSNASKDEAVQRCIHFFACICAFASDETLAQEFSDFLNFDSSGLKEVIVPQLGCHSEPTVSACESTASKPKKRKKEEVSGCSQLLDEAQVTLSFQDWLASVTERIHQTMHYQFDGKPEPLVFHIPQSFFDALQQRISIGSAKKRLPNSTTAFVRKDALPLGTFSKYTWHITNILQVKQILDTPEMPLEITRSFIQNRDGTYELFKCPKVEVESIAETYGRIEKQPVLRPLELKTFLKVGNTSPDQKEPTPFIIEWIPDILPQSKIGELRIKFEYGHHRNGHVAEYQEQRPPLDQPLELAPLTTITFP, from the exons ATGGAACCAAACTCTCTAAGGACAAAGGTCCCAGCTTTCTTATCTGACTTGGGGAAGGCCACATTGAGGGGAATCAGGAAGTGTCCCCGCTGTGGCACATACAATGGAACCCGGGGACTGAGCTGTAAGAACAAGACATGTGGAACCATATTCCGGTATGGCGCACGGAAGCAGCCTAGTGTTGAAGCTGTCAAAATCATAACAGGCTCTGATCTGCAAGTCTACTCGGTGCGGCAAAGAGACCGGGGCCCTGATTACCGATGCTTTGTGGAGCTAGGTGTTTCAGAGACGACCATCCAGACAGTGGATGGGACGCTCATCACTCAGCTGAGCTCTGGACGGTGTTACGTCCCCGCATGCTTGAAAGCTGCCACCCAGGGTGTTGTGGAAAACCAGTGCCAGCACATCAAGCTGGCCGTGAACTGCCAGGCAGAGGCCACCCCTCTGACGCTAAAGAGCTCAGTCCTGAATGCAGTGCAGGCCTCCCCAGAAACCAAGCAAACCATCTGGCAGTTGGCCACGGAACCCACAGGTCCCCTTGTACAGAGGATTACTAAAAACATTTTGGTGGTGAAATGCAAGGCAAGCCAGAAGCATAGTTTGGGGTATTTGCATACATCGTTTGTGCAGAAAATCAGTGCCAAAAGCTTGCCTGAGCGCCGTTTCTTCTGCTCCTGCCAGACTCTGAAATCACAGAAGTCGAATGCCTCCAAGGATGAGGCGGTCCAGAGATGCATTCATTTCTTTGCTTGCATCTGTGCCTTTGCCAGTGACGAGACATTGGCTCAGGAATTCTCAGACTTCCTAAATTTTGATTCCAGCG gTCTAAAGGAGGTTATTGTGCCTCAGCTAGGTTGCCACTCAGAACCAACAGTATCAGCTTGTGAGTCTACTGCCTCTAAgccaaagaagaggaagaaggaggaagtaTCTG gCTGTAGTCAGCTGTTAGATGAGGCACAAGTGACCTTATCCTTCCAAGACTGGCTGGCCAGTGTCACAGAACGCATCCATCAAACCATGCACTATCAGTTTGATG GCAAACCAGAGCCACTGGTGTTCCACATTCCTCAGTCCTTTTTTGATGCCCTGCAGCAGAGAATATCCATAGGAAGTGCAAAAAAACGGCTTCCCAACTCTACCACAG CTTTTGTTCGCAAAGATGCTTTGCCACTGGGAACCTTTTCCAAGTATACCTGGCATATCACGAATATCCTGCAAGTTAAACAAATCTTAGATACCCCAGAG ATGCCTTTGGAAATCACCCGGAGTTTTATCCAGAACCGGGATGGGACTTATGAGCTGTTTAAATGCCCTAAAGTAGAAGTAGAGAGCATAGCAGAAACCTATGGTCGTATAGAAAAGCAACCAGTGCTGCGACCCTTGGAACTAAAAACTTTTCTCAAAGTTG gcaACACTTCCCCAGATCAAAAGGAGCCAACACCTTTCATCATTGAGTGGATTCCAGATATTCTTCCCCAATCCAAGATTGGCGAGCTGCGGATCAAGTTTGAGTATGGTCACCACCGCAATGGGCATGTGGCGGAGTACCAAGAACAGCGGCCCCCCCTGGACCAGCCCTTGGAACTGGCCCCTCTGACCACCATCACTTTCCCTTGA
- the C13H2orf42 gene encoding uncharacterized protein C2orf42 homolog isoform X3 encodes MEPNSLRTKVPAFLSDLGKATLRGIRKCPRCGTYNGTRGLSCKNKTCGTIFRYGARKQPSVEAVKIITGSDLQVYSVRQRDRGPDYRCFVELGVSETTIQTVDGTLITQLSSGRCYVPACLKAATQGVVENQCQHIKLAVNCQAEATPLTLKSSVLNAVQASPETKQTIWQLATEPTGPLVQRITKNILVVKCKASQKHSLGYLHTSFVQKISAKSLPERRFFCSCQTLKSQKSNASKDEAVQRCIHFFACICAFASDETLAQEFSDFLNFDSSGLKEVIVPQLGCHSEPTVSACESTASKPKKRKKEEVSGCSQLLDEAQVTLSFQDWLASVTERIHQTMHYQFDAFVRKDALPLGTFSKYTWHITNILQVKQILDTPEMPLEITRSFIQNRDGTYELFKCPKVEVESIAETYGRIEKQPVLRPLELKTFLKVGNTSPDQKEPTPFIIEWIPDILPQSKIGELRIKFEYGHHRNGHVAEYQEQRPPLDQPLELAPLTTITFP; translated from the exons ATGGAACCAAACTCTCTAAGGACAAAGGTCCCAGCTTTCTTATCTGACTTGGGGAAGGCCACATTGAGGGGAATCAGGAAGTGTCCCCGCTGTGGCACATACAATGGAACCCGGGGACTGAGCTGTAAGAACAAGACATGTGGAACCATATTCCGGTATGGCGCACGGAAGCAGCCTAGTGTTGAAGCTGTCAAAATCATAACAGGCTCTGATCTGCAAGTCTACTCGGTGCGGCAAAGAGACCGGGGCCCTGATTACCGATGCTTTGTGGAGCTAGGTGTTTCAGAGACGACCATCCAGACAGTGGATGGGACGCTCATCACTCAGCTGAGCTCTGGACGGTGTTACGTCCCCGCATGCTTGAAAGCTGCCACCCAGGGTGTTGTGGAAAACCAGTGCCAGCACATCAAGCTGGCCGTGAACTGCCAGGCAGAGGCCACCCCTCTGACGCTAAAGAGCTCAGTCCTGAATGCAGTGCAGGCCTCCCCAGAAACCAAGCAAACCATCTGGCAGTTGGCCACGGAACCCACAGGTCCCCTTGTACAGAGGATTACTAAAAACATTTTGGTGGTGAAATGCAAGGCAAGCCAGAAGCATAGTTTGGGGTATTTGCATACATCGTTTGTGCAGAAAATCAGTGCCAAAAGCTTGCCTGAGCGCCGTTTCTTCTGCTCCTGCCAGACTCTGAAATCACAGAAGTCGAATGCCTCCAAGGATGAGGCGGTCCAGAGATGCATTCATTTCTTTGCTTGCATCTGTGCCTTTGCCAGTGACGAGACATTGGCTCAGGAATTCTCAGACTTCCTAAATTTTGATTCCAGCG gTCTAAAGGAGGTTATTGTGCCTCAGCTAGGTTGCCACTCAGAACCAACAGTATCAGCTTGTGAGTCTACTGCCTCTAAgccaaagaagaggaagaaggaggaagtaTCTG gCTGTAGTCAGCTGTTAGATGAGGCACAAGTGACCTTATCCTTCCAAGACTGGCTGGCCAGTGTCACAGAACGCATCCATCAAACCATGCACTATCAGTTTGATG CTTTTGTTCGCAAAGATGCTTTGCCACTGGGAACCTTTTCCAAGTATACCTGGCATATCACGAATATCCTGCAAGTTAAACAAATCTTAGATACCCCAGAG ATGCCTTTGGAAATCACCCGGAGTTTTATCCAGAACCGGGATGGGACTTATGAGCTGTTTAAATGCCCTAAAGTAGAAGTAGAGAGCATAGCAGAAACCTATGGTCGTATAGAAAAGCAACCAGTGCTGCGACCCTTGGAACTAAAAACTTTTCTCAAAGTTG gcaACACTTCCCCAGATCAAAAGGAGCCAACACCTTTCATCATTGAGTGGATTCCAGATATTCTTCCCCAATCCAAGATTGGCGAGCTGCGGATCAAGTTTGAGTATGGTCACCACCGCAATGGGCATGTGGCGGAGTACCAAGAACAGCGGCCCCCCCTGGACCAGCCCTTGGAACTGGCCCCTCTGACCACCATCACTTTCCCTTGA